From Anopheles arabiensis isolate DONGOLA chromosome 3, AaraD3, whole genome shotgun sequence, a single genomic window includes:
- the LOC120901996 gene encoding cytochrome P450 4C1-like codes for MWWFWLVALVLAALGLWQVWIVQRHRFASHLPMVQPYYPIIGNAQLFIGKSSVDLFNQILQQFRQYDGWFKAWLGPKLVLATSHPDIMNAVLSHPDCLKKPFFYDFVKLEHAIFAGHYHLWKTQRKALNPTFNTRILNSFIPVFVQCSRQMVQHMEQSVGDVGRSISIFPFISKCTLEMVCGTTIGCDVMEQPGKETFIENVDRWFELVAKRMVSIHHYIELLYRFSRDFTEESEHRSSCFRFFETVIEKAKARINSTAIEDECEDYKKPLIFADQLLAAQHNGNAFTDIEVTHNIYAMIAAGNDTTALQVTHTCLFLAMHPAIQERVYREVMDVFPNPDQDIEVEDLKKLTYMERVIKESLRLAPSGPNIARQTMKDIEIAGVHLPRDSLIVMSIFSMHRRKDVWGPDADVFDPDRFLPERSEGRSANVFIPFSAGARNCIGGRYAMLSMKVTLSSILRRLRLRSDLQMNDLQFRFGLTLKLESEYLIEVEKRM; via the exons ATGTGGTGGTTTTGGTTGGTGGCTTTGGTGCTAGCAGCCCTCGGACTGTGGCAGGTGTGGATCGTACAGCGCCATCGGTTTGCATCCCACCTGCCGATGGTGCAGCCGTACTATCCCATTATAGGGAATGCGCAGCTTTTCATCGGAAAGTCAAGCGTTGATCTGTTCAATCAGATACTGCAACAGTTCCGGCAGTATGATGGTTGGTTTAAGGCATGGCTCGGTCCAAAGCTGGTGCTGGCTACCTCGCATCCGGACATCATGAATGCAGTACTTAGCCATCCCGATTGTCTGAAGAAACCGTTTTTCTACGACTTTGTGAAGCTGGAGCACGCAATCTTTGCGGGACACT ATCATTTGTGGAAAACGCAACGGAAAGCGCTCAATCCGACCTTCAACACGCGCATATTGAACAGTTTTATTCCGGTGTTTGTGCAGTGCTCCAGGCAGATGGTGCAGCACATGGAGCAAAGTGTGGGTGACGTCGGCCGGTCGATATCCATCTTCCCTTTCATAAGCAAATGTACGCTGGAAATGGTGTGCGGGACGACGATTGGCTGCGATGTGATGGAGCAGCCAGGCAAGGAAACGTTCATTGAGAATGTCGACCG ATGGTTCGAGCTCGTCGCGAAACGTATGGTCAGTATCCATCATTACATCGAGCTGCTGTATCGGTTTTCGCGCGACTTCACGGAGGAGTCTGAACATCGCTCATCCTGCTTTCGTTTCTTTGAAACG GTAATTGAAAAGGCAAAGGCTCGCATAAACTCTACCGCCATTGAGGATGAGTGTGAGGACTACAAAAAGCCACTCATATTTGCCGACCAGCTGTTGGCGGCGCAGCACAACGGAAATGCCTTTACCGACATCGAAGTTACGCACAATATTTACGCGATGATAGCGGCG GGCAATGACACTACTGCACTTCAGGTGACACACACCTGTCTGTTCCTTGCCATGCACCCAGCGATACAGGAGCGCGTGTACCGCGAGGTGATGGACGTGTTTCCCAATCCCGATCAGGACATTGAGGTGGAGGATCTCAAGAAGCTGACCTACATGGAGCGCGTAATCAAGGAGAGCCTTCGGCTAGCCCCGTCCGGACCGAACATTGCACGCCAAACGATGAAAGACATTGAGATAGCTGGTGTACACTTACCGCGTGACAGTTTGATAGTGATGAGCATATTTTCAATGCACCGCCGTAAGGATGTTTGGGGCCCGGACGCGGACGTTTTTGACCCAGACCGGTTTCTGCCGGAACGAAGCGAAGGCAGAAGCGCGAACGTGTTCATACCGTTCAGTGCCGGTGCGCGCAACTGTATCGGCGGGCGGTACGCCATGCTTAGCATGAAGGTGACGCTGTCCAGCATATTGCGCCGGTTGCGGCTTCGCTCGGATCTGCAAATGAATGATCTGCAGTTTCGGTTCGGCCTGACGCTGAAGCTCGAGTCTGAATATTTAATAGAGGTAGAGAAGAGGATGTag